The genomic window gaaaggaatgtacttggagaaaagggaaaagagaggtagaatgaactgagatatttcatttaaaagagtcaagaaaaagctattGCAGTGGAGTCGAAAggagaaaggtgagggggaatgagtgaaccttcattctcatcagaagtggttcagggaggaaataacatgcacactcaacagggtataaaaatctatcttatcctagagaatgaaaggaaagaaacggaatgggaaaagggggacagggagggcAGGAATAGTCAACTACAACACATGTTTTTGAAGAGGGTCAGGGTGAAAGGGGAGAAGGAATAGAATTAATGGGAGTGCAGAGAAATGAGATGGAGGGCAAAATAAGCAGCAATAGCATCTGtgggaaaaattattgaagcaatttctctgatgggcttatgataaagaaagcaatccATCCCAGAatcagagctgatgatatctgaacatagactaagtacacttttttctctctctcagttatttttcttgaggtttctctaactttgtgggggaggggagattatcattatttttacaacaagactattgtggcaatgtaaaaatgaattaattaaatgtaaaagaaaaagttataagcaattttatagcattttgagAATACTTCCCAATTGACCTTCAGActagttggattagttcacaactctaccaacagtgtattggtgtctcaatttcctcatgtcaCTTCCAACAATGTCATTTTCCCTTTCGGTCATATAAGCCAATCTGGTAattgtgagatggtacttcagagttgttttcagttttatttctctaatcaatagtgatttagaacatttttcatgtgattatagttagttttgattttttcatctgtaaactaCCTTTTtgtatactttgaccatttatcaattgaggaatgacttatatttttgtaaatttgactcagttctctgtatttttgagaaattaaaattttattagaaaaattttctgtaaaatgtttcccagttttctgtctttcttcaaattttggttgcattggttttgcttgtgcaaaagctttttaatttaataaaatcaaaattatccattttctatCCCATAATACTCTATACCACATTTTGATCattaattcttcctttatccatagatCTTACATGGAAAATTATTCCATGCTCTCTAAATTTCCTTATGAaatctccctttatgtctaaatcatattgaccttattttggtatataatgTGAGATGTAGGTTtctacctagtttctgccaaactacttttgaattttcaaagcagtttttgtgaaatagtgagctTTTGTAACAAAAAGTTAGAACTTTGGAattatcaaatactagattattataattatttactgCTATGTATTGTGTACCTAAACTATTCCCCTGGTCCAACAgtcaatttcttagccaataccacattatttttatgattactgTTTACTAATATACTTTGACATCTGATAACTAAGCCACCTTCAcatctttttcattaattttcttgatattgttGACTTTCAGAAGAAtttggttattatttttcctagctctatgaaataaattttggtactttggtatggaactgaataaataaattaatttgggtagaacttatattttttgttttattgatttgacCTATCCATGGGTAATTAATACTTTTTGCAATTGTTggtatctgattttatttgttggAAAAGTGTTTATATAGTTCATGGGTGTAATTTAACAGGTAGACTCACCAGTATTTTAAATTATCCTCacttattttaagtggaatttctcttttcatctcttgcTGCTAaactttgttgataatatacaGAATGattcaattatttcaaataatttttagttgattctttaggattctccaagtataccatATCACATTCAAAAGgtgagttttatttcctcatggcctattctaattctttcaatttcttttttcttctcttatgtcttgtatttatttatttggggacAGTTTGGGGGAGTCTTAACtgattataaatttcttgagggtgAGGAATTTTTCATGTTTATGGTTTGAATCACTAGTATTGAGCATGAGGTTTGGTACATATTAGACATTTATATAGTCTTACAAAATTAAACTGAATTGATTCATAAATCATGTACAATAGAAATTGACTACCAAGGTACCTGAGTAAAACAAGAATCATACAATTTGGGAGTACTAAGGTCAAAGATATATAGCTAaatgatatagatgtagatatagatatagatgtagatgtagatgtagaagtagatgtagatagatatacatCTACATCTATGTCTACATCTACAactacagatacagatacagatatacatatatacatatatgtatgtgtgtgtgccaTAGTAGGCACTACATCATATTTCAGTCTTAATATTACATTTTCTCTGATTGTGATGTAAAaatactgtgctataaaaaataataaacaggttgattttaggaaaaacatggaaacacttgaaagaaataatgaagagttaCATGAGAAGagccaagaaaatattgtattccattaacaacaatattttttgaagaataactgtgaatgactaagaTATTCTGAATATTATAAATGTTCATTCAACTACAAAGATCCTGTGAATGGagatgctattcacctccagaagaaaaaaaaaccttttaaacaAAAGTATGGTTTTATAgaatattcatacatacacacatataattgcatgtatgtatgtatatatgaaattgtAATCCTCTTTAGTgtggggtaggaagggaaggtgagAGGCAGTTCAGAACTTGAATTTTCTTAGCTGCTTATACAGTTCTTAAGGCATTTCTTCTGtatagaaccaaaaaaaaaatgtaaaaaatgctCATCTAAAAGTTTTGTGAAGTTCATAAGATAGATATGCCAAAAAAGGACAAGTAGAactaaataatatatagaaagctCACTTTGGATTTAAATTCTCCCTAGAAATTGTTTCATCTGGGTTGCTCTATAGATGGATGAATCATATAGGGTCAGCAGAGGAACAGAGGACAATAAAGGAGGTGGGCCTCCAAAGAATATGGACTTACTGGACAGACAAAAAATATTATGGTCACAGGATCTTGGGAGATTAGACTAGGCAAGGTAACAGGATTGCATTTCACAGAACAGATTGGAAAAGGTTTCTGAATCATGTTGAGGAGGTAGTAACCACCCTGGTTAACAGCAACCTGAGACAGAGCTCCAAACTGCTTCCAATATGCAGCACTCTATCTCCCAAAtctaaatatttccatattgtctCCCATAGCTGGGATTCCATCTCTACCTCCTaacttccttggcttcctttaaatctcagataaagggggcagctaggtggtgcagtggataaagcactggccctgaagtcaggagtacctgagatcaaatttggcctcagactcttaataatttcctagctgtgtggccttgggcaagccacttaacctcattgccttgcaaaaatgtaaaaaaaaaaagatttgaatctCAGATAAAGTCTCACTTTGAGCAAGAAGTTTTTTCTACACCTCCTTAGCAAGTGCCTTCCTTAGGAGATGGCTCCCAAAGTATCCTGATTATATCTCCTTTGTACACAGTCGTTTACATATTGTCTTCTTCCTTACATTGTGAGCTTCTTGACCACAGTGACTAATTTGGTCCTTGCTTTGTACTGTCAGCACTTAATATAGTACCTGAAATATAATAAGTagctatttgttttttctttttatttctgtctttgtgaCTTCATGGACCACAGTACACCAATCCTTTTTATCTTCCACTGTCTGCAGAAGTATATCTAAGTATCTAAGTTCAtaatatagtaagcatttaatattaGTTGATTGATACACAGTGAATTTAATAGATATAATTATTCACTGATCATTGGTAAGTCCCTAAGCTCTGAAAGCCTCCAGTCAACTCTTAAAAATGTAAGTCATAGTATGCCTAAAGGCTAAAAATATCTGTGTATatccctttgttccagcaattcTACCACTGGAAAAAGggcctatttgtacaaaaatatttatagcagctctttttatgatgactaagaattggaaattaagagatgaccattaattggggaatggctaaacaagatgtggaatatgattgcaatggaatattgttgttttaTAAGGAATGACAAGcagggtggtttcagaaaaacctggaaagattttacatgaactgatgaaaagtgaaatgaatagaacaagAGAATATCATACACAACAACAGTCTTATTGTTCAATGAAgaaatgacttagttattctcagtaatactatgatccaagataattccaaaggctAATGATGAAGTAAGAATAGTAAGAACTAATattgtttgaattttttgaatatagattgaaatatAGCATACTATATTTCActtactttctttcattttttttcttttatgcaaGTCTTCCAGTATAAAATGACTAAcatagaaatgtttttcatggaaaaaattacattataGACAAGTTGCCAATCTAGACCCACAGAGGGGTACCCAAACTTTGAGTCCACTACACCAATAAAATAACAGAActactgccaaaaaaaaagaaagaaaagacaatcaTTCCAGCTCAAAAACTGTGATCCAGTCATCCTAACCTGAAATCACTAATCCAAAAAGAGGGCTTGAAAATTGGCCTTTTAATGACAGGACTCAATGTatgaaaaacttcaaaaatattcCACAGAGTAAAGAACAGATTTAATTGGACTTAATTAAAccaaggtgatttttttaaatgctatttataattttcataataCCTTAGTATTAACCAATCAGAGATTCACCATGCAGTTGGCAACAAggaaaaaatgctaaatatttgGTAAATACAGCTGGTGGAAGTATAAAAAGGGCTGGTGGGACAAAGGACAATCACATTTCAGAAACTTCTCTTCTGTAGAATACAAGACACTGAACTTCAAACACCATGGCCTGCTGCAACACCTGCTCCACCAGTTTCTGTGGCTTCCCTAGCTGCTCTATTGAGGGGAACTGTGGATCTAGCTGCTGCCAAGAGAGCTGTGGGTCCAGCTGCTGCCAACAGGGTGGCTGTGGTCTCAGCAGTGGGATTGGCTATGGGTTTGGCTCAGGGATCGGCTCTGGAATCAGCTGTGGACCCAATTGTGAGACCACCTGCAGGACCAGGTGTTACCAACCCGTGTGCAGTGGAGGTGAAAGCTGCCGCACCAGGTGGTGCCGCCCAGACTGCAGGGTTGAGGGTACTTGCCTGCCACCTTGCTGTGTGGTTAGCTGCACTCCTCCATCTTGCTGCCAGCTCCACCATGCCCAGGCTTCTTGCTGCCGCCCATCCTACTGTGGTCAATCTTGTTGCCGTCCAGCCTGCTGCTGCCACTGTTGTGAGCCCACTTGCTAAGAACCAGGATTCTTGACTTATGAAGAAATCGATATTTATGAGAAATTGATATGAGATGAATGGACTGTCTGTAGAGTCACGAAGATTATGAAGAAAGTTCAAAGACAGTTGTTGGTGTACTTCAGTCTTTCATGCTTTTGaagat from Macrotis lagotis isolate mMagLag1 chromosome 2, bilby.v1.9.chrom.fasta, whole genome shotgun sequence includes these protein-coding regions:
- the LOC141511340 gene encoding keratin-associated protein 1-4-like isoform X1, giving the protein MACCNTCSTSFCGFPSCSIEGNCGSSCCQESCGSSCCQQGGCGLSSGIGYGFGSGIGSGISCGPNCETTCRTRCYQPVCSGGESCRTRWCRPDCRVEGTCLPPCCVVSCTPPSCCQLHHAQASCCRPSYCGQSCCRPACCCHCCEPTC
- the LOC141511340 gene encoding keratin-associated protein 1-4-like isoform X2 — translated: MACCNTCSTSFCGFPSCSIEGNCGSSCCQESCGSSCCQQGGCGLSSGIGYGFGSGIGSGQPVCSGGESCRTRWCRPDCRVEGTCLPPCCVVSCTPPSCCQLHHAQASCCRPSYCGQSCCRPACCCHCCEPTC